The genome window TTGCTGCGATCGGACATTCGTTTGGAGGAGCGGCTGCAGCTCGGGCCTTACAAGTCGAACCAAGGATTAAAGCTGCAATGAACATGGATGGTGCCTTTGTGGGACTTTTAGATGAAGCAGGTAACATGACCAAGCCATTCACCTTTCTAGTAACCGAAGATAATCAAAAGATATTTAAAGGAGAGGTGGAACAACCCCTTCCGCCTGGACTAGATGAAAAGACGGTCAAGGATCTCAAAGAATCATTCAAAGTTTTTGGCAGCAGATACAAACAGGCAGTAGCTGGGCCCGCTTACGAAATCGTTATCGCAGGGGCCACTCATATGAACTTTACGGATATGCCGTTGTTGCAGCCATATTTAGTCGGGTCACCTTACGCTGCTTTGCCCCCTGCAAAAGCAAAGCCTGAACAGATCCATGCAATGACCAATCGTGTAATCCTGTCTTTTCTGGATAAAACCCTCAAAAACAAACCGAATACGATCTTTGATCTCGATCGAAAAGAATTACTCGCACCTGATTTAACCATTGTTCAGTAAAAGTCTAATGCCCACATCATTTGGTGTGGGCAAGTTATTTTCGCTCAAGTCAAGTTCCTTTTCCATCAGACTACTTGCCGCAAAGGTACATGCGCTGGTATGCACGATCAATGCTTCCACGTCAACACTTCATCTGGATTCGCCACTTCCCTGCCATAAAAGCGATGCGAGCGGAAATTGTGAATTTCCTCGCAGGCCTTGGCCATGTTTTCGAGAATTTCCTTTTGAGGCACATCACCCGGGCTCCAGTAGTAGACTTTCATCTCATACGGCTCGCCGGTGTGATCCTCTCGCTTGTATTCGATCCGGTCTGCTTTCACAAAGCCGTTTTTGTGGTAAAAACGGGCTCTTCTCACCGTATCTTCATCCTCGTGATCGACAGGCTCTACTTCCAAAAGGATGGTTTTCCCTTTTTCCTTGAGCTTGTTCAATACCTTTGACCCGATGCCTTGTCCTCTCGTATTGGGATTGATCAGCAAATAATCGATAAAGAGAAAGGTCGGGAATTCCGCGTACAGCAAAAGGTAGTCCTCTGTTTCCTCTTTGTGATACACGTCTTTATCCTTTATCAAGGCCTGAAACTGCCCGAAATCTTTCATCTCGTGTTCAGGAAAGTAATCGTTGAGACGCTCATACCATTGCATGCTGCGATTCCCCCTCATTGGCAGACTCTCCACTTCCCAAATTAGCTTGTCCTAGAGAGAAGCCTTCCACTCATGAACCAACAAAAGGGGCAGGCGATCACCAATTTTGAAGTACCCAATTCCCGATGAAAATCACCAATCCCAAGATGATGTTGAACCAGCCAAGAAACTGGCTCACTCCCTTTTCCTTCTGCATTCCCACCATCGAGTACTTTTTAACGTCCACTCGCAGCAGAATCAATCCCGTCAATAGCAGCAAGGGGATGACGTAAACGAAAAATCCGATGCTACCTCCAGCAATCATACAGCACTCTCCCATCCTTTCCTTTCCAATACCTATCTCGCCTTCATGCCAACCCGTCTGATTTCGATGTTTACCTGAACATCGACCGTACTATCTTTGTACATTTCTTGCCATCTTTCTTTGCTTTTCACCTGCTGATTCCAAAAACGAGGCTCCTTTCCTCGCACATACTCGCCGAAGCCAAAAATGTCAGAGCCTTTCTCTTGCGTTTTCGCAATCAGGCTTTTATAAAATTTTGTGGCTGCCTGTTCATCTTGGCGTTCCAACTTCTCGATGAGGGCAGGTGTGATAAAGGTATCTCTTTCATTGCTTTTTTCTTCCAGGTTGACCTCGATGAATGCTTTCACAACGAAATGAGGTCGACCGTCCTTGATGGCAACGTTGATTTTGGATCTCCGATAAGTAGCATACAGATTGACCACATTTTGCGTGTCATCGATCCGGACAAAGCTTCGATACCCTGCCGGATTCATCCCTTTGATCGCCATGTAAGCAGCGATTTCAAAAGGCTTGGTGACACCTACCATCTTGTCGCCCTTGAAATAGGCGATTCCCGCGAGTTCTACATTTTGTTCTTTCATGAGCGCAATGTAAGGTAGGTATGCTTCTTTCCCTTTCTTGGAAGAATCGCTCCAAAACAACCCGATGTAATCAGCAGGGAATTTCCCCATTCGGACTGCCTCGTCCAGAGTGGACATCAGGTACAAGGAAGGCACGCGTTCCAATTTGGGTGCCGCTTTCATGATTGGTTCTGCTTTTCCTTTGGAGATCATTATCCAAGCCATTCTTCGCACTTCCGAATTACGCCTGAAAAAGTCATTCAGATTCTCCATTCCTCTTTTCGCCACTTCTTCTGACACCACGATGACGCGCAAATGCCCGAAGAAGAGCCTTCCCGAAATTTGCTGCTGCAAATTCATGAGGGCATCATCGATAGAGTGACCGACCACTTCGATCACCCAGACCGTATTTTGCCCGCCTCCACCTGTCTGTCCTCCGCCTTCCCCCGGACCCAGCGGAATCCTCCCCGGCAAGCCGATTTGCGCTGCGACGCGAATCATCTCTTTTTTCGGGACTGGAAATTTGCCGCGAATATGAGAAACCTCTCGCTCTTGCTTTTCCGCTTCCGGTCCCGCCGCATCCACGGAAATACCCAAGACGACTGCGCGTTCTTCTATTTCCAGGCGGTCCCAGCAGCCGACCAGGAACGGGAGCATGAGCATGATGGCAGCGGCCAGCTTAGCTTGGTTTATCCATTGCTTTATCTTCATTGCGATCCTCTCTTTTCCCGCGGATGACAGCAACGATCAACAGAATACCTGGATAAATAATCGTAATGACGAGACCGGTGCGGCTCACGCTTTCAATGATGTCGTACATTTGCAAGATGTTTTGGGGGATCATTGCCACGATAAAAACAAATGGCAGGAGGAAAAAGGAAAACATTCGATGATCGCGTAAGCGGAACAGTTTGCTCATGGAATGAATCGTCAAATAATAACTGGAAAACAAGGTTGTAAACACAGCCGTCACCCATACGGTCAGGAAGGCAGCGTCCAAGCGTTCCAAAATATTTGCAGGCAAGGATGTGGCTTTAGCCAATTCAAGTGTGGGCCAGAGCAGCTTCTTGATTTCCTCTGCGCCAAACAGGCCTACCGTCGCGACAACAATCGTGACATATAGCCCTCCCGTTATCAGCATCGCCAAAACGCTCGCCTTCATCACTCGATCGGGATTTCGCATGGCGGGGATGACCATGGTCAGAACGAATGAGCCCTGAAACAAGGCGGCTACCGTAAAGACCCCCATCATCAGATCCTTCTGTTCATTGCCCCAAACAGGCAGTAGATTGATGATTTCCGCGTTTTTCAGGGATAGCGATACGATGACAATGACCGGAAAAAGCAGAAATGGAAAATAAAATTGATGGAAATACGCAAAAGTGAAAATATCACTACGGGTGGAGATCGTTGCCAACAGCAGCATGACAATCACCGTGACTTCCACTGGCGTCGATTTGAGCACCGAGGTGACAACCACTTCACCGAACTCACGTGCTGTGAGGGAAGTCAGTACGGCGAAAAAGGCGATCACTAAGAAGCTGCCGATTCTGGCAAGCCACTTTCCGATAATCTCCTCGCTGTAGAGGATAATGGTTTTACTGGGAAACCGTTTGCCCAGCAGAGTGATGACCCATAAGCCGACAAAAGCGAGACAAACTCCGAGCAGAGTCACAAACGGCGCTCCCGAACCCGCTGTCCGTACGGTAAAAAGCGGAAGGGGGAGGACTCCCACACCAATGATCGTACTAACTAATATAGTCACCGCCTGGATCACCGTTATCTTTTGAGGAACCTTCACCGGTAATGTCCCCCTTTCCCACCTGAGAACGTGAAGAGGTATTCAAATGATCGCTCGGGACTTTCAGTTTCTCGACGATTGATTCGTCCAATTTGGTCTGATCCAGCGGCTTCAAGAAAACAGGTCTCTTTCTTAATGACCACAACGGTCCCCGCGTGAACAAGTCCTTCATTCCCTGAAAGCTCCCTGGCACCAACGGACTTAAATAAGGAACACCAAATGATTTCAGCGATAAGAGATGATTCACAATAAGAATCAACCCAACCACGACTCCGTAGAGGCCAAAGATGCCAGCCATCACAATCAGCGGAAAACGGAGAAGCCTGAGTGCCAGCGCAGCATTGTAGGCAGGTGTGGCAAAGGACCCGATCGTCGTCAGCGCAATGATGACGACCGTGATCGGACTTGCAAATCCGGCAGCAACCGCAGCTTGCCCAATGACGAGCACTCCCACAATCGACAGCGCCCCCCCTACTTGCTGCGGCAAACGAATGGTCGCTTCTCGCAAAACCTCCATCGAAATTTCGATGACTAAGACTTCGATCACGGCCGGGAACGGTACACCGGCTCTTCCACCCGCCACAGCAACGGCAAACTCTGTCGGAATCAGCTCTGGGTTAAACGAGATGACCCCCACATAAAGCGATGGAAATACCAATGAGAACATGAGTGCCACCAGCCGCGCCAAACGTATGGCACTCATGAGGAGAAATCGCTCCGTATAATCCTCCACAGCCTGGTAGAACTGGTTGAACACAGTCGGAACTAGCAGGGCTAACGGAGATCCATCGACAAGTATGGCCACTCTGCCTTCCAGCAAGTTGGCTGCTACTTTATCGGGTCGCTCCGTATACTGGACTTGCGGGAATGGGGATATATGATTGTCTTCGATGAACTGCTCCAAATAGCCAGAGTCCAGCACAGCATCTATGTCGATGATGGACAACCGTTGCATGACTTCCTCGATGAGTTCAGGATTTGCAATGCCTTGCATGAAGCAAACCGCTACTTTCGATTTGGTTCTGCTGCCGATTTCCAGCGTCCGGACGCAAAGATCCGGTGTTTGCAATCGATAGCGAAGCAGGGC of Brevibacillus choshinensis contains these proteins:
- a CDS encoding Ger(x)C family spore germination protein, with protein sequence MKIKQWINQAKLAAAIMLMLPFLVGCWDRLEIEERAVVLGISVDAAGPEAEKQEREVSHIRGKFPVPKKEMIRVAAQIGLPGRIPLGPGEGGGQTGGGGQNTVWVIEVVGHSIDDALMNLQQQISGRLFFGHLRVIVVSEEVAKRGMENLNDFFRRNSEVRRMAWIMISKGKAEPIMKAAPKLERVPSLYLMSTLDEAVRMGKFPADYIGLFWSDSSKKGKEAYLPYIALMKEQNVELAGIAYFKGDKMVGVTKPFEIAAYMAIKGMNPAGYRSFVRIDDTQNVVNLYATYRRSKINVAIKDGRPHFVVKAFIEVNLEEKSNERDTFITPALIEKLERQDEQAATKFYKSLIAKTQEKGSDIFGFGEYVRGKEPRFWNQQVKSKERWQEMYKDSTVDVQVNIEIRRVGMKAR
- a CDS encoding GerAB/ArcD/ProY family transporter gives rise to the protein MKVPQKITVIQAVTILVSTIIGVGVLPLPLFTVRTAGSGAPFVTLLGVCLAFVGLWVITLLGKRFPSKTIILYSEEIIGKWLARIGSFLVIAFFAVLTSLTAREFGEVVVTSVLKSTPVEVTVIVMLLLATISTRSDIFTFAYFHQFYFPFLLFPVIVIVSLSLKNAEIINLLPVWGNEQKDLMMGVFTVAALFQGSFVLTMVIPAMRNPDRVMKASVLAMLITGGLYVTIVVATVGLFGAEEIKKLLWPTLELAKATSLPANILERLDAAFLTVWVTAVFTTLFSSYYLTIHSMSKLFRLRDHRMFSFFLLPFVFIVAMIPQNILQMYDIIESVSRTGLVITIIYPGILLIVAVIRGKREDRNEDKAMDKPS
- a CDS encoding GNAT family N-acetyltransferase encodes the protein MQWYERLNDYFPEHEMKDFGQFQALIKDKDVYHKEETEDYLLLYAEFPTFLFIDYLLINPNTRGQGIGSKVLNKLKEKGKTILLEVEPVDHEDEDTVRRARFYHKNGFVKADRIEYKREDHTGEPYEMKVYYWSPGDVPQKEILENMAKACEEIHNFRSHRFYGREVANPDEVLTWKH
- a CDS encoding spore germination protein, which produces MPFSKWFSQKINQTYVTAPDQLNQEQADQKINGNLEDTISYINRIFGENADFSMRRFHVFGQYSAVMFYYSNMIDQNNLNTDILKPLMLTSPKRKGRELNPDRLKDVLINETLYHSEAVLENRLSKLVEGILRGQTIVAVEGLDDAFLIGTRNIEKRSIDQPATEQVIRGPREGFIELLGTNIALLRYRLQTPDLCVRTLEIGSRTKSKVAVCFMQGIANPELIEEVMQRLSIIDIDAVLDSGYLEQFIEDNHISPFPQVQYTERPDKVAANLLEGRVAILVDGSPLALLVPTVFNQFYQAVEDYTERFLLMSAIRLARLVALMFSLVFPSLYVGVISFNPELIPTEFAVAVAGGRAGVPFPAVIEVLVIEISMEVLREATIRLPQQVGGALSIVGVLVIGQAAVAAGFASPITVVIIALTTIGSFATPAYNAALALRLLRFPLIVMAGIFGLYGVVVGLILIVNHLLSLKSFGVPYLSPLVPGSFQGMKDLFTRGPLWSLRKRPVFLKPLDQTKLDESIVEKLKVPSDHLNTSSRSQVGKGDITGEGSSKDNGDPGGDYIS
- a CDS encoding CLC_0170 family protein encodes the protein MIAGGSIGFFVYVIPLLLLTGLILLRVDVKKYSMVGMQKEKGVSQFLGWFNIILGLVIFIGNWVLQNW